The nucleotide window GGTGTGAGACGATCATCGCTTGCTTACCGCGCTGCCTTTTCCAAGCTGAAGTGCGCCAAGTATCGTCGTTCCTGCACAAGCCGGGTTGCTGCCGTGACATCTCAGGCGAACCGGTCACGCGCAAGGTTTCGGTCGTAGCGAGACAGGAACACGCCCGGGCAAAGGAGGACCCAGATTCACTCAAGAATACGTCACACAGCGCTTGTCGTGGTAGTGGTCGTGGTCGTGGCCGAGCTTGTAATGTACAGGTGCCTAATTGTGGAGGCTGACGAGGCAAACCTTCTCTCCTCATACACACGCGGCCGCGCTTGCAAAGGACGGTGGGGTGGATCCTGTCACTACCATGTGCCTTAGCGGGTATCAAAGAGGGTGTGGACGGGAGCTATGGTGCGGGCTGATGACGGGCCAACACTCGTAGCCGAACACATGCTCCTTGTGCCCACTTTCTCACTCAGCAGCCAAAAACAGCCAGTATCAGAGTCATCGCTTCGTCAGGCTTACATACCATGTCGGAATGTCTCCGATGCTGTTGAGTCCGTCTGACTTGCATACACGTTTCACCTTGAGCAATAAAAGAGGCAATGTAAGAGTAAGAGTGGGTGATCTTAATAGACCAAACGATTAATGCTACGGGACAATATTGGGTATTCCTCCAGGCTATGGTGCCGCCGGACCAGTAACAAAAACTCCGCCAGTTAACAAAGCTATCATGTACAACCGGGTCCCAAGCGCCGACCAACGCATGTCCAAAAACAGTAAAAACGCTGATTATTACAGGTAGGTAAGGGTGCCAATAAGTCAAGTAGGCGTCTATAGAGAAGATTCGTTCCGTCCACCCGAGCCAGCGCGTGTGTGGGATATGCAAGCGTAGCCATGGACCGATGACCAGCTACACCCGGCAAATGAGCCAGGGTCACATGTTTCGGGACGTCGTGGACACCATGTGTTGGAGTCGGAGGCACCAGTGTCGACATTGCTACCAGTGAATGCGTAGATTGCCTTTAACCGGTGATAGCGTCGAGTGTCAGGTGAGCAACAAGGAGTAGTTCTGATCCTGAGGCACGAGGTGCGTCGTACTGAATGCGGCAGATGCTCTGCATGATGGCGACATTCCAGGCGGCAGTGTGGGTGCTCCAAGTTGTGGATGATAAGGAATTAAGGTGGAGTAGGCGGATAAGGATGCGTAGTCGATATCAATGCTGAGCTGCCAAATAAATTATGAGAGTCGTTGACATGGTCGTCTATTTGGACTTGGTTGGGACCGCAGGAAGAGGGCAGGTTGGTGGTGGGCCAGGGCAAGGTGGGAGGTTCTGTCCGGCCATGTTGCACTCGCTGTAGGTAAGAGCAGCCATTGGATGAGTTGATATTAGGTTGTTGGTGGGTTGATTGGAAGGCGAGTTATTGTAGTGGtggtagtagtagtagtagtagtagtagtagtagtagtagtcGTTGAAGATGTGAGAGTCGTTGTCGTAGACGTTGATGGTGTAGAAGACTGCAGAGATGTATACTCTTCGTGGTAGTCGAGGATGGTGGATGATGAAACGATTTCTGGTCGTGGTGGGGGGTCAACGTATTTATGCTTGTGCTCAGATTGCAGAGGCCCAAAATGTCGGTCAGAGCTACGTACCTTGACGATGGTGTGTAATGGCGCTAGGCAGCGCATGGCACGGTCCAAGCGGTGAAAGAGGCGTTGGGCTGATGAGCAGGAAAGGGGTGGCTCCTGGTGTGTGCATGAGCTAAAGCACGGCGAAACATCGCTGATCCCGGTCAGATAATTCGCAGGGGTAAAAGGAAACACGAACCTGCGCGTTACCGCTTGCCGTTTCATCAGCCTCGTGACCGTATGAAGATGATGTTGATCCAGTCATGTCGCAGTTGGCGCTCCTCGCGGCATGTCGTTGGTACAACGCATCACCTCTGGCGTATAGCAGCAGGCAGAGGGCGCATAATACATGGGAAATACCATTACGAGTCTGACATCACCTGTTGTTCCATGACATTGTCCGCGTCTTGTTAGTCTTATTAGTCGACATGGCTAGTGCGAACGGTCGTGATAATTGAAACATGGCCCTCCTTTTCCCACCCGCCAGTGCGCAGGGCTGCTGCCATCAGTCGCCACCTTGGGTCGGCCTGCTAACTTGGGAGGAGGGTTTGCTTGCCATGCCTGCAAAAGCTTCAGGAACAGGCTGCGCTCGGTGTCTATACCCGTGCGTGTCAGAATTAGGTCCTGACACTGCGACAACAAATTTCGGTCGCACAATTTGCGACGTCGCCTATTTGCCCGCAACCGCCCACCGTGTCCTGGGAGTCGACCGCCCACCGCCCTCCGCCCACCGTCTTCGAGCGCAGGACGGAGATCTAGCGCGCATGCCCACCTTCTCCCGTGCTTCTCCCAAGCTTCCATGTAATTTCAATCCGAGAAAGGCCCCTAGAATTTTTCCTCTCCACTGCGGGCTGCTGATGCATGCCCGTGCTGGTACGGTACAGTAGCAGTCTGATGCACCAACCCGTCTTTGCTTGTTTGCACCTGGCACCGTCATGGTCACGCAGACTGTACGGTACTGGTATGGTAGGGTAGCTGTGCAAAAAAGGGCCCGAGAGAGTTTAGCTTTTTGCCCTTGGTCAGGATGAGCGCAAATCGCACACGCAACGATGTCATGCTTATTTTCGTCCTTCTAGTTAGTCTGTCGGCCGCCTTGATGCGATTCGTGTTAATCCCGGCCTCGCGCTTGTGTCAAGGCAGACGCCGGCGCCCTGTATGCCCTGTTGCCCTTTTCTCCCTCCGGCCATCACCAGTGGCTGGCAGTGGCTGCTCGATAAAGGTTATACCACAAGGTCGGCTGGTCCGGAAGAAGAGAGTTGAGCGAGCGGGATTCAGCCACTTGGCCTTGAGTCTATTCTACCGTGTCGCAGCTTGGAGGCTGTACCAGCACCCATCTCCACGTGGTCCGCCAAGTCTCATGTTTGAGCCTGCAAAAGCGTTTGTTTGATTTACATTCGCAATATGTCTCTGCACCCCTCTAGGCCCTAGTCCGGTCCCAATGGGGACGACCACGACTATCGTGCCCTTTGCAACCTGGTTACCGATCGCCAAAAGCAAGAGAGATTTGCCTTGGATTTGCCTTGGATTTCCCTTGGATGCTGGCAGAAAAACTAAAGACACATTGCGATGCACGTATCAAGATCCGTAAGCGATCTACAGGGGCAGCCGTTACGTCAAAGCTTGGGAAAAATAGCCATCGTCCTCACCATTGCCACCCTCCGGTAGTTCAGTCTCAACCCTACAGAAAAACTGCCGTTTCAGACCAGTGGAGCGGGCATGCGCTGCTGTTACAGATCAATGCAGAAGTCGTGCGACGAAATCGGAGATATGCTCCCAGCAGGCAACGTTTAGGGGCTGCTAAGCGTTCCAGCAGAGCGGACGACGCGGAGAGGCGAGGCGACCGAGCGTTCAGTCGGCCTGCCGTTAATTGACAGCTCACCAGATCGGTGCCGCGCCCACGGGAAGTTGCCTTGAGCCTTGAGGCTGAGGCTGATAGGTAATCTGCTTTCTATCATGCCACGAACCATGGCACATCCGCTGCAATACTCCACCCTTGGCCGCCTGCCTCGCCGTTCATTCACACCATCTCACGACATCAATAAGCCTCCTATTACCCGTACAGCAGGGACTACCTGCAATAACAATCTTCTTGTAGGCAAGGCCAAAAAAAAGTATTGCGTATTGCCACTAAACTCTATTTGCCGGCTCCGCACAAGTCGTAACAGCTTTGCCGATCCATGCGTCACAGCTTCACAGCTTCTCCCATGTGGGCGCTTTTGTCGCCTATCGTGACGATAACGATAGCTGAGTTTGTCGTCGTCAGCAGATCTATTCTGATATGGGACGTCCATGTGCGCTGCTGCAGGTACGCGCAAGCCAGTCGTACAATATGTGGCTTGCGCTGCTCAACTCTAAACGATCAACTGTGGCGCCACATACTTTTGGGGCCGGCGAGTCCGGAGCACTAATTCGGTTGCTTTGGCGACAGCTTTTCCAGAAGAGGTATATCGGGATCGAAGAAGCTTTGCTCCATAGAGGCACCGCGCTGACATGTGCCAAGGGCGTCGTGATGGACCTTTGGTCGCAACACAGAATGAAGCCCTGTACCTTAGCAGCCTTAATGTAGCCAGAACGCGCCGTAAACGTACCAGACTGCCTTGATTCGATTGTCGTGAATATTGCATCTTCCACGTGTACGCCATCTGTATCACACTTTCCCCTGAACCGCACGTCAGGACCGCCTACCCAAGGCCATACCAAGACAAGGATTACTTCCTATTTCCACGCATAACTCGCCATCACAGCTCTTTGGCTGTAGGGCCTATTCTCCAGCTTGTGAATATGTCTTTTGCCTGACGTTGCACGAACGCACACCCGTTACACACATGTCGGCGCAATCATTCGGTGCAATGAAAAGCACATTGCGTTCGTAGAGAAAGAAGCATGAATTGGAGCCCTGGCGGCCAAGGGTCGGCCAACCGTGTCCATGTAGTTATTTTCGGATTCGGTACCTGAAAACATCTGGAAGAAAGCCTGGGTTCCTTGTTTCGATAATAATAATGCATACACGGATACGATTGCGATTCATACGGCATCCTCTTCGTCGTCGACGGGCTCGGCCACGGCTTGCGTGGACACCCAATTTTCTAGCATGGCCTGGCTGGAAGTGGCACCGCTTGCTCCCGCTGGGTGTCGTACGCCACGGCGCTTAACGACCAAACATAGGATACGACCGTAAATACTGAAGCCATCATAGCATGTCTTCAGGCCAGGTTTCTTCTTGTCGCCATCCAAAGGctcctcgtcctcgtcctctGCTTCATCACTTTTGCGGGACCTATTCTTTGGCTGTGTGGGAGAGGGTTCAGGGACGAACAAGTCTGAACCCTCGCTGTCGCTAAGTGCATCTGCACCTCGGTCAACCCTTGTAGCCTTTCCGCGTGTTGAGCGCCTAGATTGCTTTTCCGGCATGTTGGCTTCGGGGATATCATTGAGCTTGATGGTTTCGTTGTCCTCCTCTTCCCTGATCACTATAGGTTCTGCGACATCTTCGTTGATAACAAGCGGCTTCTCGCTAGTTCCCGTTGCAAGCCAGTTTGTGAGCTTACCCGAGTTGCTCTGAATGCGAGGCTTGTCCTTGAACACCTTTTGTTTCGTCAGGACCGAGTGACGAGAGGACAGTTCCGTCAGGAAGATTGAAACTTCGAAATCGTCTGACAGGAGGTTAGTTAGCTGCCTGGGGTAGAGTCCAGTGGGGATGCCTGTTTCATAGGTGATGACAGGCCGTGCATCTTACCTTGGACTACGACATCCTTTACTCCTTTTCTCTTTCCTTTGGAACCACCCCTGCCTTTTCCTCGTTCATTTTCTTCTCGAAGCTTGGGCAGTACGAGCGGTCGTATAGCTTGTATTACCCGTGGTAAAGCCGGGTTGTCGCGTTTCAGCAGCCACGCTTCTGCGTCCGCAGGCTGATCTAGATAGATGCGGACTTCCAGGACAGAGTGTTTTGTGATCCGCAAGTATCGGCGGAGAGGAGCCATCCTGCAGATTTGAAGGGCCTAGAGCGGGTCCTCCGACGTTGGTTGTGTTAGATGGCGGACGGCCATCGGCTGGCGAGATCGACGACGATGCGTGATCACGTGCGAACGTTCCGACGCTAGTTCCGATCGGCATGCGATTGCAGAAGTTCGTTCAGACGGTGGAGAAAGTGAGTTGGTACGTACATAGCACGCACACAACACATTGCAACGCAGCGAAAGAGATGGTGCTGGCGCTTCATGTATGGGGCCCAGCGTTTGGCCTCCCCTCGATAGAGCCCGAATGTATAGCTACTATAGCCTACTGCCAGCGCGTTATTCCGAGGGGACAATGGACACTAGTCGCTGAGCATGATGCTACGGTTGGAGTAACAGGTACATGCACTCATTCCTCCTCGAGTGGGACATGATTTGACCCAATGCAGAGAGCCTGCCGATCCTATTCGACGACGATGTTGCGACTGCATCTGGTTTCGAGGATATTGTTGCATATCTCCGCAACTATCCTGTCATCGCAAATGATCTTGATGCTAGTCTCTCCAGTCGTCAGCGAACCGATAGGACTGCGTAAGCATATCAATTGAAATGCTGAAATCTTTCTCATGAATGATGCAGTTTCATTACCTTCCTCCAGTCCACAGCGACCCCTCTGATCGACTTGTCACTCTACGTTTCTGCCGAGAACTACAACACTACTACCTCGTCGGCATATACTGCGATACTACCATGGTACGCCAACTACACAGTCCCTCCGAAGCGACGAGAGTTGGCGAGAACAAGGACGGCACACATGGGTTTGAGCAGTTTGGATGTGGACACGACAGCGGAGGACGGGTTTGCGCCAGGTCGAGGGACTGCATCGTCGGAATACGAGGCTGCCAAACGAGCCGCTGGTATACCGACCGAGAGCAAGGCCACCACTTCATTGAATATTGGACGCAGCAAAGGCCTGACCGGCCTCTTGGGTGGCCAAATGTACGCCGCCCGTTTCAAGCTGGATGCTCTTTCAGCGGACCTTTTGGACCCATTGTCCGACTTATTGGGGAGGCATGACTATCTCCTTCACGGAGAAGAAGCTTCCAGCTTGGATTGCCTTGCCTTTGGGTATCTGTCTCTACTAATATATCCACCAGTGCCTCAAGCGTGGCTAAGGGAGACGATCAAGATGAAATACCCACGCATTGGAGCATACGTAAACAAGCTTCATGGAGATCTGTTTCGCTACGACGAGGTCAAGCCTGCTGAGGTGTGGACCATTTCTAGCAGCAGTGCAAAGACGCCTAGAACTACACTGTTGCCGTGGGTCGCAAAATCGGAGACGTTTGCCTCGAAAGCATTGGCCAGTGCAAAGGAGATTGCCGGAAGCATTCCTGGCGTATCCAAGTTTTGGCGAGGATCGACAGCTGTGGCAGTGTCGAAGCGCAGCAAGTCCGAGCTCCCGTCTCCCTTGTTGGTCAACAGCCTCGTAGGCATTACAAGCGCGTTCACAGTGGGATTGGCGGCTCTGGCTATTCACCACCGTCGGTCGCCACGTGAGGGCGAGCTCATTTTTTGGGCATTGCGCCCAAGCGGTGGATTAGGCGAGGCTGGGAGTATCCTCGGGGTCTTCGCGGACCAGCTCCGTGATGGAGCGCTCTATTCCCAGTTTTAGACTTGATGCATCAGTTACAAGTCAAGGCAGCCAGGTGGTAGTATGTCAATAGCCGCAAGTGCAAAGCGAGTCACATCAGCCGGAAAGAAGATAGTCATTGGCGCCAATAGCTTACAAGCTTCTCGCCCCAAACCAGATTAGCCATAAAGCAGGGCAACCACTGCCGGCATGCCGTAGTCGGTGGAACCCTTCTTCAGTGTGCATATGATGCATCCACATATTAGTGAATGGTGCAACACAGTAGCACACGAGTATGTTATACTAGTCAAGCAATGCCAACACTGGCCAGGGCAGTGTGGAGGATGTGCCATGTGAGGCCCAGGGTTGCGGGCGAGCCCGAGAACATGATCGCCGTACAAAGTGGGGCTGAGCGAGGGATGGATACGTCATAGCATTGCCCTCACCCTTTAACAAAACGTCCGTCTTGCCGCGACACATCCGCGCCTTCCACGTCAACACCACATCGGAACCCTTACCAGCTTCACAAACAAGACACCTAGTTCAAGATGCACCGAACATACAGCATGCGCCAGTCTCGTGCGCCTACGGCGTCGCAGATTCAGAGCCCCCCGCCTCCTGCTTCTTCGACAAAGAGCGGGCGCTTCTTTGGCAAGGCCAACATCGGTACGTCATACAACTATTACTTGCGCTTCAGCGCAGTATTTGCCAAAGTCGTGGACAGAGTCAATTCCTCAATGTCATGTTTTTAGTGCTAAcatgtcttcttctttccaGGACATACGTTCCGCCACAAGTCTGCCGGCGCATTTGGCCCCGACCTTGCAAAGAAGCTTTCACAACTCGTCAAGATGGAGAAGAACGTCATGCGCAGCATGGAACTGGTTTCCAGGGAGCGCATGGAGGTCGCAGTATGTTTGTACCACGTTGCAAGCAACAAGACCGTATTGTACTAACTCCCCGTGTAGCAACAACTCTCCATTTGGGGCGAGGCTTGCGACGACGACGTCTCGGATGTCACTGACAAACTTGGTGTTCTCATCTATGAAATCGGCGAGCTTGAGGACCAATACGTCGATCGATACGACCAGTACCGCGTGACTATCAAGAGCATTCGCAACATTGAGGCTTCCGTCCAGCCCAGCCGCGACCGTGAGTTGCAATTGCACGTGCTATGTGAACCAAATTAAAATATTGCAGGCAAGCAGAAAATCACCGATCAGATTGCTCAACTGAAGTACAAGGAGCCCAACTCCCCCAAGATTGTTGTGCTTGAACAAGAACTTGTCCGCGCTGAGGCCGAGTCTCTGGTCGCCGAGGCCCAGCTTTCTAACATTACGCGTGAGAAACTCAAGGCAGCTTTCACTTATCAATTCGATGCAATGCGCGAACATTGCGAGAAGTTGGCCATCATCGCCGGTTACGGCAAGCACCTTCTCGAGCTTGTTGATGATACCCCGGTCACCCCCGGTGAGACTCGTCAGGCATACGACGGATACGAG belongs to Pyrenophora tritici-repentis strain M4 chromosome 10, whole genome shotgun sequence and includes:
- a CDS encoding Tom37-C multi-domain protein, coding for MVLALHVWGPAFGLPSIEPECIATIAYCQRVIPRGQWTLVAEHDATVGVTESLPILFDDDVATASGFEDIVAYLRNYPVIANDLDASLSSRQRTDRTAFITFLQSTATPLIDLSLYVSAENYNTTTSSAYTAILPWYANYTVPPKRRELARTRTAHMGLSSLDVDTTAEDGFAPGRGTASSEYEAAKRAAGIPTESKATTSLNIGRSKGLTGLLGGQMYAARFKLDALSADLLDPLSDLLGRHDYLLHGEEASSLDCLAFGYLSLLIYPPVPQAWLRETIKMKYPRIGAYVNKLHGDLFRYDEVKPAEVWTISSSSAKTPRTTLLPWVAKSETFASKALASAKEIAGSIPGVSKFWRGSTAVAVSKRSKSELPSPLLVNSLVGITSAFTVGLAALAIHHRRSPREGELIFWALRPSGGLGEAGSILGVFADQLRDGALYSQF
- a CDS encoding Pil1 domain containing protein, which produces MHRTYSMRQSRAPTASQIQSPPPPASSTKSGRFFGKANIGHTFRHKSAGAFGPDLAKKLSQLVKMEKNVMRSMELVSRERMEVAQQLSIWGEACDDDVSDVTDKLGVLIYEIGELEDQYVDRYDQYRVTIKSIRNIEASVQPSRDRKQKITDQIAQLKYKEPNSPKIVVLEQELVRAEAESLVAEAQLSNITREKLKAAFTYQFDAMREHCEKLAIIAGYGKHLLELVDDTPVTPGETRQAYDGYEASKAIIQDCEDALTNWVSQNASVSAKLSQRSRTLSQRRRNRNHSEGVDLSGQDQALDRESGLWIPASEHHGNGYQGEELDDDINSTIASEHQRGREDERIVAA